In the Sandaracinus amylolyticus genome, CCGCGCCGGTGCTGCTGGAGTAGGCGAGGACACGCGCGGAGCGCGGGGCCGCGCCGGGTGCTCATGCGCGATCGAGCCGAGCGCTCTACCGTTCGACAGGAGCAACCATGCACGTCGATTTCTGCGAAGAGTCGGTTGTCTATCTCATCGTGGCCTGCTCGAGCGGCATCACCTACTCGGCCCAGGCCGGCGGCGTCGCGTGCCTGCATCCGTCCGTCGAAGGGGCCGTGATCGCAGCTGCCCTCGAGCCATCGGCTCAGCGGCTGGCAGCCGCGATGCACGAGGTCAGTTGTTGGCACGAGGTGCCGTGGCTCCTCGCTGACGTCGAGCGAGCCAACCTCGTGCTCGGCGAGATGCGCTTCGAGTGCTTCAGCGAGATCGTCTCTCTGCGCCTCGATCCCGAGCGCCTCGGTGAGAGCGTCGAGGGGTGGTGGTGGGTCACGTTCGAGCTCCGCGATCCGCTCGACGGTGTGACGGTGCAGTCGCGCGGCGTGCTCTGCGGACCCAACTGCGACTGAGGCAGTCCGTCGGGCGAGACGGTCGACCGTGAGGTTACGGGTCGGACCATCCGAGGGTTGGTCGAACCCGTAAGGTTGCGGGTTGGACCATCCCCGAGGGTGGTCGGATCCGTAAGCGTTGCGGTTGGACCATCCCCGAGAGTGGTGAAATCCATAAGCGTTACGGTTGGACCATCCCCGAGGGTGGTGCGATCCGTAAGGGTTACGGTTGGACCATCCCCGAGGGTGGTGAGATCCGTAAGCGTTACGGGTTGGACCATCCCCGAGGGTGGTGAGATCCGTAAGCGTTACGGGTTGGACCATCCCGGAGAGTGGTAGGCGCCGGTCGAGGCGGTGCTGGGCCGTCGCCGGTCTAGACCCGCGATCCCTGCTCGTGCTCGTGCTCGTCCCGCGTGCTCGTCCCTCGTGCCACCTGCGCGTGCTCGGCCGTGCTCCCTCCGCGCGCTACGCTGTCGGACATGCCCCCCGCCGCCGCCCGCAACCTCTTCCGCCAGCTCGGCCGCGAGGTGCGCGCCGTCGCGCGACAAGGGCAGCTCATCGCCGCCGCGCGCAACCGCGCGACACCGAGCATCCCCGGCGAGCGCGTCGTCGTGTTCGTGCACGGCTTCATGGCGGCCGGGCCGGTCTTCGATCCGATGCGGGCGTTCGTCGAGCAGCGCGCACCCGTGGGCACGGTCGACATCACCTACGGGCCGCTCGAGCGCTTCGATCGCGCGGTCGATCGCCTCGCGTCCATCGTCGATCGTGTCGCCGAGGGACGTCGCGTCGACATCGTCGGGCACTCGCTCGGCGGCATCGTCGCGCGCTGGTATCTCCAGGAGCGCGGGGGCGCGGCGCACGTCGATCGCCTCGTCACCCTCGCGAGCCCCCACGCCGGCACCCGCGCTGCGCGCGTCGCGATGGGGCCGCTCGTCGCGGGCTCGCTCCTCGAGGCCATCCGTCCCGACAGCCGCGTCATCCGCACCCTCCGCGACGGGCGCGCGCGCGCCTCGCGCGTGATCCACACCGCCGTCGTCGCCGGGCTCGATCGCATGGTCACGCCGCCCGAGAGCGCCGCGTCGATCGAGGACGCGACCATCCACTGGCTCCACGACGTCGGGCACAACGAGATGCTCTTCGAGCCGCGCGCCTTCGCGCACGTGCATGACGGCCTCACGCGCTGATCGCGCCCTGCTCCTCGACCACCGCGTGGCTCGTGCTCGTCCGCGCGCCGCGCCGCGGGAGCACCACGCGGAAGCGCGCGCCCTCGCCGGGACGGCTCTCGACGCGCACCTGACCGCCGTGCGCCTCGACGATCTGCTTCACCAGCGCGAGCCCGAGCCCCACGCCGTGGCGCCGCTTCGTGAAGAACATATCGAAGACCTTCTCGAGGTCCTCCTCCGCGATCCCGGCGCCGCGATCCTCGACCTCCAGCAGCACCGTGCCGTCCTCGGGCGCGCGCACCCGCACCGTGACCAGCGCGCCCCGCGGCGAGAACTGCATCGCGTTCTTCACGAGGTTCCACAGCACCTGGCGCAGCTGCGCCGGGTCCGCGTGCGCGTGCACGTCCTCGTCGGACTCGAGCCGCACCTCGACGCCCGCGCTGCGCGTCGGCCCGCGCCGCGCGACCTCGATCACCTCGCCCGCGAGCGAGCGCAGATCCACGTCGACGCGATCCGGCGTCACCGGCCGTCCCACGTCGAGCATCGTCGTCACCAGCTCGTTCAGGCGCTCGACCTCGCCGAGCACCATCCCGAGCAGCCTGCGATCCTCCTCGCCCAGCTCCTTCGCGTCGCGCACCAGCTCGACCGATCCCGAGATCGATCCCAGCGGGTTCCGGATCTCGTGCGCCAGGCCCGCCGCGAGCTGACCCAGCACCGCGAGCCGCTCGGCCTTCTCCGCCTTCGCGCGCAGCTGCGCGATCTCGGTGAGGTCCTGGAAGAGCACGAGCGTGCCGTGCTGCGTCCCGTCCGCGCCGACCA is a window encoding:
- a CDS encoding esterase/lipase family protein, translated to MPPAAARNLFRQLGREVRAVARQGQLIAAARNRATPSIPGERVVVFVHGFMAAGPVFDPMRAFVEQRAPVGTVDITYGPLERFDRAVDRLASIVDRVAEGRRVDIVGHSLGGIVARWYLQERGGAAHVDRLVTLASPHAGTRAARVAMGPLVAGSLLEAIRPDSRVIRTLRDGRARASRVIHTAVVAGLDRMVTPPESAASIEDATIHWLHDVGHNEMLFEPRAFAHVHDGLTR
- a CDS encoding DUF6210 family protein, whose product is MHVDFCEESVVYLIVACSSGITYSAQAGGVACLHPSVEGAVIAAALEPSAQRLAAAMHEVSCWHEVPWLLADVERANLVLGEMRFECFSEIVSLRLDPERLGESVEGWWWVTFELRDPLDGVTVQSRGVLCGPNCD